The following are from one region of the Streptomyces fradiae genome:
- a CDS encoding DUF6421 family protein, translating to MTEILVQDVTGEGIAADTVVVDHPAWTELKNAVEELRPWQSADGSIDFAAEGAPARALAEQTVERMVAAVEQLSPLLPHDAAYHRALVADLRKWAAAGFEVPDFLDALLAFHPAADRRDGLQHLVVFPMYTQNGNPDRNFEAVVLRMVWPEWLSELEAARFDNPGYIGITFEDFTAGYDTNSAVLFPETVAVREVPERFTWGGIFCDREAARFRKVTEAAVDTLGLELPEDIAAMLGDQKRCEQAFALWDLVHDRAHSRGDLPFDPFMIKQRQPFWMYGLEELRCDLTAFKASVQLEAEGNEHGRDVQYAVLFDRMFRFPLTGDRTRNYDGLGGQLLFAYLHKHDVVRWTDNTLTIDWQRAPEVTNQLCGEIETLYRDGIDRPKLVHWFKAYELVSTYLAPHPGSKWAKGPDALDVSLPPRKLVDDVLPDEFPLSMFFEALSKKMKGVIADTKGITAADMPERAAA from the coding sequence ATGACGGAAATTCTTGTGCAGGACGTGACCGGTGAGGGGATAGCCGCCGACACCGTGGTGGTCGACCACCCTGCCTGGACCGAGCTCAAGAATGCCGTGGAGGAGCTCCGCCCCTGGCAGAGCGCGGACGGCTCCATCGACTTCGCCGCCGAGGGCGCCCCGGCCCGTGCCCTCGCCGAGCAGACCGTCGAGCGCATGGTCGCCGCGGTCGAGCAGCTCTCCCCGCTGCTCCCGCACGACGCCGCGTACCACCGCGCCCTCGTCGCCGACCTGCGCAAGTGGGCCGCCGCGGGCTTCGAGGTGCCGGACTTCCTCGACGCGCTGCTGGCCTTCCACCCGGCCGCCGACCGGCGGGACGGGCTGCAGCACCTCGTCGTCTTCCCGATGTACACGCAGAACGGCAACCCGGACCGCAACTTCGAGGCCGTCGTCCTCCGCATGGTGTGGCCGGAGTGGCTCTCCGAGCTGGAGGCCGCCCGCTTCGACAACCCGGGCTACATCGGCATCACCTTCGAGGACTTCACCGCCGGGTACGACACCAACTCGGCCGTCCTCTTCCCGGAGACCGTCGCCGTCCGCGAGGTCCCGGAGCGCTTCACCTGGGGTGGCATCTTCTGCGACCGCGAGGCCGCGCGCTTCCGCAAGGTGACCGAGGCCGCCGTCGACACCCTCGGCCTGGAGCTCCCCGAGGACATCGCCGCCATGCTCGGCGACCAGAAGCGCTGCGAGCAGGCCTTCGCCCTGTGGGACCTGGTCCACGACCGCGCCCACAGCCGCGGTGACCTGCCCTTCGACCCGTTCATGATCAAGCAGCGCCAGCCGTTCTGGATGTACGGCCTGGAGGAGCTGCGCTGCGACCTGACCGCGTTCAAGGCGTCGGTGCAGCTGGAGGCCGAGGGCAACGAGCACGGCCGTGACGTGCAGTACGCGGTGCTCTTCGACCGGATGTTCCGCTTCCCGCTCACCGGCGACCGCACCCGCAACTACGACGGCCTCGGCGGTCAGCTGCTCTTCGCCTACCTCCACAAGCACGACGTGGTGCGTTGGACCGACAACACGCTGACCATCGACTGGCAGCGCGCTCCCGAGGTCACCAACCAGCTCTGCGGCGAGATCGAGACCCTCTACCGCGACGGCATCGACCGCCCCAAGCTGGTGCACTGGTTCAAGGCGTACGAGCTGGTCTCCACCTACCTCGCCCCGCACCCGGGCTCCAAGTGGGCCAAGGGCCCCGACGCCCTCGACGTCTCCCTCCCGCCGCGCAAGCTCGTCGACGACGTGCTTCCGGACGAGTTTCCGCTCAGCATGTTCTTTGAGGCACTCTCCAAGAAGATGAAGGGCGTGATCGCCGACACCAAGGGCATCACCGCCGCGGACATGCCCGAGCGGGCCGCCGCGTGA
- a CDS encoding M56 family metallopeptidase, with protein sequence MLVSLALLVLGVLTAVVAPRLLARADWVEREPVVALWVWQCVVAGVLLSFALSMTFSASAAWQEVRGQVFAPAPRAVIEAYELGTDGPWSAALAVVLAAGGLWTGAMLGREIGRARARRRQRRAELLVRAPLLPGEEPSGGARLVVLEGERSDAWWLPGGTPRLVITTAALRRLKGRQLDAVLAHEQGHARARHDWLLHCAAALADGFPGVPVFAAFRGEMHRLVELAADDVASRRFGRLTVALALVELNEDRGVFGPGTAPDAGLPERVNRLLSATPRLTAGRRLRLTAAASLVPVVPVLVAFVPALRALG encoded by the coding sequence ATGTTGGTCTCCCTCGCGCTGCTCGTGCTCGGCGTCCTGACCGCCGTCGTCGCCCCGCGACTTCTCGCGCGGGCCGACTGGGTGGAACGGGAACCCGTGGTGGCGCTGTGGGTGTGGCAGTGCGTGGTGGCCGGCGTGCTGCTGAGCTTCGCGCTGTCCATGACGTTCAGCGCGTCGGCGGCCTGGCAGGAGGTGCGCGGCCAGGTCTTCGCGCCCGCGCCGCGTGCCGTCATCGAGGCGTACGAGCTGGGGACGGACGGCCCGTGGTCGGCGGCGCTCGCCGTGGTCCTCGCGGCCGGCGGGCTGTGGACCGGGGCGATGCTGGGCCGCGAGATCGGCCGGGCGCGGGCCCGCCGCAGGCAGCGCCGTGCCGAACTGCTCGTCCGGGCGCCGCTGTTGCCCGGCGAGGAGCCCTCGGGCGGCGCCCGGCTCGTGGTCCTGGAGGGCGAGCGGTCGGACGCCTGGTGGCTGCCCGGCGGGACGCCGCGGCTGGTCATCACCACGGCCGCGCTGCGCCGGCTCAAGGGCCGGCAGCTGGACGCGGTGCTCGCGCACGAGCAGGGACACGCCCGGGCGCGGCACGACTGGCTGCTGCACTGCGCGGCGGCGCTCGCGGACGGTTTCCCGGGCGTGCCGGTCTTCGCGGCCTTCCGCGGCGAGATGCACCGTCTGGTGGAGCTGGCGGCCGACGATGTCGCCTCGCGCCGTTTCGGGCGGCTCACGGTGGCCCTGGCCCTGGTGGAACTCAACGAGGACCGCGGCGTGTTCGGCCCCGGCACAGCGCCGGACGCCGGGCTTCCGGAGCGGGTGAACCGGCTGCTCAGCGCCACTCCGCGGCTGACCGCGGGCCGCCGGCTGCGGCTCACGGCCGCGGCGTCGCTCGTCCCGGTGGTCCCAGTGCTGGTGGCCTTCGTGCCGGCGCTGCGCGCCCTCGGCTGA
- a CDS encoding SDR family oxidoreductase gives MNANGNGGPLDGAVIAVAGAAGPAGRATLLRLAEAGATVVASDADPARLAEAVDAARYAHGGATVTGDTVDLLDLEATREWAAKTEKEFGRVDGLVHLVGGWRGAPSFAETDLKDWDFLEKLLIRTVQHTSLAFHDGLLRSGGRGRYALISQVGAHKPQANNAAYNAGKAAAEAWTLAMADSFRKLGGDEGPQAAAAILVIKALVHDAMRAERPNAKFAGFTDVKELADAVAGLWDRPAQEVNGQRLWLTPKP, from the coding sequence ATGAACGCCAACGGAAACGGTGGGCCGCTCGACGGCGCCGTCATCGCGGTCGCCGGCGCGGCCGGCCCGGCCGGCCGCGCGACCCTGCTGCGGCTCGCCGAGGCGGGCGCGACCGTGGTCGCCTCCGACGCCGACCCGGCGCGGCTCGCCGAGGCCGTCGACGCCGCCCGCTACGCCCACGGCGGCGCCACGGTCACCGGCGACACGGTCGACCTGCTCGATCTGGAGGCCACCCGAGAGTGGGCCGCCAAGACCGAGAAGGAGTTCGGCCGGGTCGACGGCCTGGTCCACCTCGTCGGCGGCTGGCGCGGCGCGCCCTCCTTCGCCGAGACCGACCTCAAGGACTGGGACTTCCTGGAGAAGCTCCTGATCCGCACGGTCCAGCACACCTCGCTCGCCTTCCACGACGGACTGCTGCGCAGCGGCGGCCGCGGCCGCTACGCGCTGATCAGCCAGGTCGGCGCGCACAAGCCGCAGGCCAACAACGCCGCGTACAACGCCGGCAAGGCCGCGGCCGAGGCCTGGACGCTCGCCATGGCGGACTCCTTCCGCAAACTGGGGGGCGACGAGGGGCCGCAGGCGGCCGCTGCGATCCTGGTGATCAAGGCACTGGTGCACGACGCGATGCGCGCGGAGCGCCCCAATGCGAAGTTCGCGGGCTTCACCGACGTCAAGGAACTGGCCGACGCCGTCGCCGGACTCTGGGACCGGCCCGCACAGGAAGTGAATGGACAGCGCCTGTGGCTGACCCCCAAGCCCTGA
- a CDS encoding transglutaminase family protein yields the protein MELIQQNPDISAYLAADEAVDHAHPLVRETADRLWVERPDAYSYAEAAYEFIRDTIPHSADSGDPRVPWRASEVLATRNGICVSKSHALAALLRARGVPTAFCYQRLTEDGVDPMVHGLVAVLLPGRSRWSRLDPRGNKPGVDARFSLDEERLAWPVRAEFSEVDYPVLYAGPHPVVLDALQAAADRPHLWTIFPTALPTPNGGS from the coding sequence ATGGAGCTCATCCAGCAGAACCCTGACATCTCTGCTTACCTGGCCGCCGACGAGGCGGTCGACCACGCCCACCCGCTGGTACGGGAGACCGCCGACCGGCTCTGGGTGGAGCGCCCCGACGCATACTCATACGCCGAAGCCGCCTACGAGTTCATCCGCGACACCATCCCGCACTCCGCCGACTCCGGAGACCCGAGGGTCCCCTGGCGCGCCTCCGAGGTCCTCGCCACCCGCAACGGCATCTGTGTCTCCAAGTCGCACGCCCTCGCCGCGCTCCTGCGCGCCCGGGGCGTCCCCACGGCCTTCTGCTACCAGCGGCTGACCGAGGACGGCGTCGACCCGATGGTGCACGGCCTCGTCGCCGTCCTGCTGCCCGGGCGGTCCCGGTGGTCCCGGCTGGATCCGCGGGGCAACAAGCCCGGGGTGGACGCGCGGTTCTCCCTCGATGAGGAGCGGCTGGCCTGGCCCGTGCGGGCGGAGTTCAGTGAAGTGGACTACCCAGTGCTTTATGCTGGACCTCATCCGGTCGTGCTGGACGCCCTGCAGGCGGCCGCCGACCGGCCCCACCTCTGGACGATCTTCCCCACCGCACTCCCGACCCCGAACGGCGGATCATGA
- a CDS encoding TetR/AcrR family transcriptional regulator: MSPRSASVNEELRRRSRDRILAATVDLVSERGYEATTLGDIAERAGSARGLVSYYFPGKRQLLQSAVHRLMHRTLEAALEREPRPEDGRERLARAIDAILGLAEERPVLMRTHMAGILQAEGFVRCPEQQRLATLLRDTVERYGSEDVETDYPLLRALLMGAVFALLLPGAPMPAARLRAELFQRYGLDWELGVPPGGGPPGGTRAIGPLPARVGRQSSKSSK; encoded by the coding sequence ATGTCCCCGCGTAGCGCATCGGTCAATGAAGAGCTTCGGCGGCGCTCCCGTGACCGGATCCTTGCGGCCACCGTGGACCTCGTCTCGGAGCGCGGTTACGAGGCGACGACCCTCGGGGACATCGCCGAGCGGGCCGGATCGGCCCGTGGCCTGGTCTCGTACTACTTCCCGGGCAAGCGCCAGCTGCTGCAGTCCGCCGTGCACCGGCTGATGCACCGGACCCTGGAGGCGGCCCTGGAGCGCGAGCCGCGCCCGGAGGACGGCCGGGAGCGGCTCGCCCGGGCGATCGACGCGATCCTGGGGCTCGCCGAGGAGCGGCCGGTGCTCATGCGGACGCACATGGCGGGGATCCTGCAGGCGGAGGGTTTCGTGCGCTGTCCGGAGCAGCAGCGGCTCGCGACGCTGCTGCGGGACACCGTCGAGCGGTACGGCTCCGAGGACGTGGAGACCGACTACCCGCTGCTGCGGGCGCTGCTCATGGGCGCGGTGTTCGCGCTGCTGCTGCCGGGGGCGCCGATGCCGGCGGCCCGGCTGCGCGCGGAGCTGTTCCAGCGGTACGGCCTGGACTGGGAGCTCGGCGTGCCGCCGGGCGGGGGTCCGCCCGGCGGCACGCGTGCGATCGGTCCGTTGCCGGCGAGGGTCGGACGTCAGTCCTCGAAGTCCTCGAAGTAG
- a CDS encoding DUF5134 domain-containing protein, giving the protein MHGPALSGWLLVALCAASGAYCLLRMRAGGAAERGAAGSEAVMGFGMAAMALPAAVLTPPEWSWVLYAGVFGLAALHGLVAAVRHGGHHLHHLVGSLAMVYMALAMAAAPVGAGGHAGHGAAAGATGGIPVLTGVLLAYYGVYVLRSGARLVPAAAATGAVRMRTGIAGTAAGELTLVCRLSMGLAMLAMLLAL; this is encoded by the coding sequence GTGCACGGACCGGCGTTGTCCGGGTGGCTGCTCGTGGCGCTGTGCGCGGCCAGCGGGGCGTACTGCCTGCTGCGGATGCGGGCGGGCGGGGCGGCTGAGCGGGGTGCGGCCGGGAGCGAGGCCGTGATGGGCTTCGGCATGGCCGCGATGGCCCTGCCGGCCGCGGTGCTCACCCCGCCGGAGTGGAGCTGGGTGCTGTACGCGGGGGTGTTCGGCCTCGCCGCGCTGCACGGGCTCGTCGCGGCGGTGCGCCACGGCGGGCACCATCTGCACCATCTGGTGGGCTCGCTCGCGATGGTCTACATGGCGCTCGCGATGGCCGCGGCCCCCGTCGGGGCGGGCGGGCACGCGGGGCACGGCGCGGCGGCCGGCGCGACCGGCGGCATACCCGTGCTCACGGGGGTGCTGCTCGCCTATTACGGGGTGTACGTGCTGCGTTCGGGCGCCCGGCTGGTGCCGGCGGCCGCCGCCACGGGGGCGGTGCGCATGCGGACCGGCATCGCGGGCACCGCCGCCGGGGAACTGACGCTGGTGTGCCGGTTGTCGATGGGGCTCGCGATGCTGGCGATGCTGCTCGCGCTCTGA
- a CDS encoding phosphatase PAP2 family protein, whose translation MRISAVVSGALGVLLLVLVTVGWSPLLSFDREVSDALHRHAAAHPGFTQVNRILTDWVWDPWTMRALTLLAVVWLLRRGERLLALWITGATLLAWLLQQGLKTAVGRGRPQWPDPVDSAPYAAFPSGHAMTAAVACGLLLWVLALRWKEGWRGWGTLAGAAVVSVLGVGWTRVYLGVHWTSDVLAGWLFGWCCAAVTIITYRLVAADGPPAAEPGAGSRMEGTR comes from the coding sequence ATGCGCATCTCCGCCGTCGTGTCCGGCGCCCTGGGCGTGCTGCTCCTCGTCCTCGTGACGGTGGGGTGGTCCCCGTTGCTCTCCTTCGACCGGGAGGTGTCCGACGCCCTGCACCGCCACGCGGCGGCCCATCCCGGCTTCACCCAGGTCAACCGGATCCTGACGGACTGGGTCTGGGACCCGTGGACGATGCGCGCGCTGACCCTGCTGGCGGTGGTCTGGCTGCTGCGCCGGGGCGAGCGGCTGCTCGCGCTGTGGATCACCGGCGCCACCCTGCTCGCCTGGCTGCTCCAGCAGGGCCTGAAGACGGCGGTGGGGCGGGGGCGCCCGCAGTGGCCGGATCCCGTCGACTCGGCGCCGTACGCGGCGTTCCCCTCCGGCCACGCCATGACGGCGGCGGTCGCCTGCGGGCTGCTGCTCTGGGTGCTGGCGCTGCGCTGGAAGGAGGGGTGGCGGGGCTGGGGCACGCTCGCCGGGGCGGCGGTGGTGTCCGTGCTCGGCGTGGGCTGGACCCGGGTCTATCTGGGCGTCCACTGGACCTCGGACGTCCTGGCCGGCTGGCTGTTCGGCTGGTGCTGCGCGGCCGTGACGATCATCACGTACCGCCTGGTGGCGGCGGATGGACCGCCGGCCGCGGAGCCGGGTGCCGGGAGCAGAATGGAAGGCACACGATGA
- a CDS encoding low specificity L-threonine aldolase, translated as MTAASRTDARRHHDPSVRGFASDNYAGVHPEVLAAIALANGGHQVAYGEDQYTDHLQRIMHSHFGPTAEAFPVFNGTGANVTALQALTDRWGAVICAESAHINVDEGGAPERMGGLKLLTVPTPDGKLTPELIDRQAWGWEDEHRAMPQVVSITQNTELGTVYTVEEIRAIVEHAHAKGMKVHLDGARIANAAASLNVPMRAFTNAVGVDVLSYGGTKNGMMFGEAVVVLNPDAVSHMKHLRKLSMQLASKMRFVSVQLEALLAKDLWLRNASHANAMAQRLAAGVRGVDGVEILYPVQANAVFARLPHEVSRRLQERFRFYFWDEAAGDVRWMCSFDTTEDDVDAFLQALKEEMSR; from the coding sequence CTGACCGCGGCCTCGCGGACCGATGCCCGTCGTCACCACGACCCCTCGGTCCGCGGCTTCGCCAGCGACAACTACGCCGGAGTCCATCCGGAGGTCCTCGCGGCCATCGCCCTCGCCAACGGCGGCCACCAGGTCGCCTACGGCGAGGACCAGTACACCGATCATCTGCAGCGGATCATGCACAGCCACTTCGGCCCCACGGCCGAGGCGTTCCCCGTCTTCAACGGGACCGGGGCCAACGTGACCGCGCTGCAGGCGCTCACCGACCGCTGGGGCGCGGTGATCTGCGCCGAGTCCGCGCACATCAACGTGGACGAGGGCGGCGCACCCGAGCGGATGGGCGGCCTCAAGCTGCTCACCGTGCCCACCCCGGACGGCAAGCTCACCCCCGAGCTGATCGACCGGCAGGCCTGGGGCTGGGAGGACGAGCACCGGGCGATGCCGCAGGTCGTCTCGATCACCCAGAACACCGAGCTCGGCACCGTCTACACGGTCGAGGAGATCCGCGCGATCGTGGAGCACGCCCACGCCAAGGGCATGAAGGTCCACCTCGACGGCGCCCGGATAGCCAACGCGGCCGCGTCCCTGAACGTGCCGATGCGCGCGTTCACCAACGCGGTCGGCGTCGACGTCCTCTCGTACGGCGGCACCAAGAACGGCATGATGTTCGGCGAGGCCGTGGTCGTCCTCAACCCGGACGCGGTCAGCCACATGAAGCACCTGCGCAAGCTGTCCATGCAGCTCGCCTCCAAGATGCGCTTCGTGTCGGTCCAGTTGGAGGCGCTGCTCGCCAAGGACCTGTGGCTGCGCAACGCCAGTCACGCCAACGCGATGGCCCAGCGCCTCGCGGCCGGCGTGCGGGGCGTGGACGGCGTGGAGATCCTCTACCCGGTGCAGGCCAACGCGGTCTTCGCCCGGCTCCCGCACGAGGTCAGCCGACGCCTGCAGGAGCGTTTCCGCTTCTACTTCTGGGACGAGGCGGCCGGCGACGTCCGCTGGATGTGCTCCTTCGACACCACGGAGGACGACGTCGACGCCTTCCTCCAGGCGCTGAAGGAAGAGATGTCGCGCTAG
- a CDS encoding glycerophosphodiester phosphodiesterase, giving the protein MSFLTIGHRGVMGVAPENTLLSFVRAERAGMDAIELDLHLSKDGALVVMHDADVDRTTDGTGPIAGKTLAELKELDAGAGERIPVFEEVLAAVRAPLQAEIKDVAAARALAEVIDGRGLTGRVEVLSFHDEALAEIRGLVPGVRTALVADREQDEVTERALAVGAAALVLNIRHVTLHTVDKAHRAGLRVIGWVVNSQDDLRLARALGLDGATTDRPEIRSTGRFTA; this is encoded by the coding sequence TTGAGTTTCCTCACCATCGGTCACCGCGGAGTCATGGGCGTCGCGCCCGAGAACACCCTGCTCTCCTTCGTCCGGGCCGAGCGGGCCGGCATGGACGCCATCGAACTCGACCTCCACCTCAGCAAGGACGGCGCGCTCGTCGTCATGCACGACGCCGACGTCGACCGGACCACGGACGGCACCGGACCGATCGCCGGCAAGACGCTCGCGGAGCTGAAGGAGCTCGACGCGGGCGCCGGGGAGCGGATCCCGGTCTTCGAGGAGGTCCTGGCGGCGGTCCGGGCCCCGCTCCAGGCCGAGATCAAGGACGTCGCGGCGGCCCGGGCGCTGGCCGAGGTGATCGACGGGCGCGGGCTGACCGGGCGGGTGGAGGTGCTGTCCTTCCACGACGAGGCCCTCGCGGAGATCCGCGGCCTGGTCCCCGGGGTACGCACCGCGCTGGTCGCCGACCGGGAACAGGACGAGGTGACGGAGCGCGCGCTCGCGGTCGGCGCGGCGGCGCTCGTCCTCAACATCCGGCACGTCACCCTGCACACCGTCGACAAGGCGCACCGGGCGGGGCTCCGGGTGATCGGCTGGGTGGTGAACAGCCAGGACGATCTGCGGCTCGCCCGGGCCCTGGGCCTCGACGGCGCCACCACCGACCGCCCGGAGATCCGCAGCACGGGCCGCTTCACGGCCTGA
- a CDS encoding TlpA family protein disulfide reductase, which translates to MTEVPGEALGVAELGAELGEKATLVQFSTAFCQPCRATRRTLAEVAAMVEGVGHVEIDAEERLDLVRALGIVRTPTVLVLDRDGRIVRRATGQPRKADVIAALGRAV; encoded by the coding sequence ATGACCGAAGTCCCGGGCGAGGCCCTCGGCGTGGCGGAACTGGGCGCCGAACTGGGGGAGAAGGCCACCCTGGTCCAGTTCTCCACCGCCTTCTGCCAGCCCTGCCGGGCCACCCGCCGCACCCTCGCCGAGGTCGCCGCCATGGTCGAGGGCGTCGGCCACGTGGAGATCGACGCCGAGGAGCGGCTCGACCTCGTACGAGCCCTCGGCATCGTCCGTACGCCCACCGTCCTGGTCCTCGACCGGGACGGCCGGATCGTCCGCCGCGCCACCGGGCAGCCCCGTAAGGCCGATGTCATCGCCGCGCTCGGTCGCGCCGTCTGA
- a CDS encoding GNAT family N-acetyltransferase yields MDTAAPRLTAAPVTYRDAVLDDVPALVPLVESAYRGDSSRAGWTTEADILQGQRTDAEGVAAVITTAGSRLMVVERDGVIVACCQLEHRGEAAYFGMFAVSPELQGAGLGRQIITEAERRVRELWDVREMHMTVISVREELIAWYERRGYRRTGRMTPFPYGDERFGVPQRDDLEFELLVKPLG; encoded by the coding sequence ATGGACACCGCCGCGCCCCGGCTGACCGCCGCCCCCGTGACCTACCGCGACGCCGTCCTGGACGACGTGCCAGCCCTCGTCCCGCTCGTCGAGTCGGCCTACCGGGGCGACTCCAGCCGGGCCGGCTGGACCACCGAGGCGGACATCCTGCAGGGGCAGCGCACGGACGCCGAGGGTGTCGCGGCGGTCATCACCACGGCCGGCAGCCGGCTGATGGTGGTGGAACGGGACGGCGTGATCGTCGCCTGCTGCCAGCTGGAACACCGCGGCGAGGCCGCCTACTTCGGCATGTTCGCGGTCAGCCCCGAGCTCCAGGGTGCCGGTCTCGGCCGGCAGATCATCACCGAGGCCGAGCGCCGGGTGCGCGAGCTGTGGGACGTGCGCGAGATGCACATGACGGTGATCTCGGTGCGCGAGGAGCTGATCGCCTGGTACGAGCGGCGCGGCTACCGCCGTACGGGCCGGATGACCCCCTTCCCGTACGGCGACGAGCGCTTCGGCGTGCCGCAGCGCGACGACCTGGAGTTCGAGCTCCTGGTGAAGCCTCTCGGCTGA
- a CDS encoding lysophospholipid acyltransferase family protein: MAELVYRPVIGVAKTMFKALDLKIDTQGSQHIPRQGGAVLVSNHISYLDFIFTGLAALPQKRLVRFMAKESVFRHKVSGPLMRSMKHIPVDRSQGEHAYQHALSALRSGELVGVFPEATISQSFTLKSFKSGAARLAQEAGVPLIPMALWGTQRVWTKGRPRNFKRSHIPITIRVGEPVEAPADQYAGAITRRLRERVQELLEAAQRAYPVRPKDAGDTWWVPAHLGGTAPTPEELKAAERREQQ, encoded by the coding sequence ATGGCAGAGCTCGTCTATCGGCCGGTCATCGGCGTCGCCAAGACCATGTTCAAGGCGCTGGACCTGAAGATCGACACCCAGGGGTCGCAGCACATCCCCCGCCAGGGCGGCGCGGTGCTCGTGAGCAATCACATCAGCTATCTGGACTTCATCTTCACCGGTCTGGCCGCGCTGCCGCAGAAGCGTCTGGTGCGCTTCATGGCGAAGGAGTCGGTGTTCCGGCACAAGGTGTCGGGGCCGCTGATGCGCTCGATGAAGCACATCCCGGTGGACCGCTCGCAGGGCGAGCACGCCTACCAGCACGCGCTGAGCGCGCTGCGCTCGGGCGAGCTCGTGGGTGTCTTCCCCGAGGCGACCATCTCGCAGTCGTTCACGCTGAAGAGCTTCAAGTCGGGTGCGGCGCGCCTCGCGCAGGAGGCCGGTGTGCCGCTGATCCCGATGGCGCTGTGGGGCACCCAGCGGGTGTGGACCAAGGGCCGGCCGCGGAACTTCAAGCGCAGCCACATCCCGATCACCATCCGGGTCGGCGAGCCGGTGGAGGCGCCGGCCGACCAGTACGCGGGCGCGATCACCCGGCGGCTGCGGGAGCGGGTGCAGGAGCTCCTTGAGGCGGCGCAGCGGGCCTACCCGGTGCGCCCCAAGGACGCGGGCGACACCTGGTGGGTGCCCGCGCACCTCGGGGGCACGGCGCCGACGCCGGAGGAGCTGAAGGCCGCGGAGCGCCGCGAGCAGCAGTAG
- a CDS encoding B3/4 domain-containing protein, which produces MTLTLTVSDEVRTLVPGFTHLAVEAHGLVNGPSDATSSALLDDAARRLAARLDGRTPDQDPHVAAWRAAYTAFGAKPSRTRNSAEALAKRALADGGLPRINRLVDAYNAISVAHLIPVGGEDLNRIQGGMRLIRATGEEEFVTVSGGEQTVEHPETGEVVWCDEAGVTCRRWNWRQGPRTRIDDDTTDALFLLESLAPMTVDELRAAGDELAELLVKVSPGARITVRDPE; this is translated from the coding sequence ATGACCCTGACGCTCACCGTCTCCGACGAGGTCCGCACCCTCGTGCCCGGCTTCACCCACCTCGCCGTCGAGGCCCACGGACTGGTCAACGGGCCCAGCGACGCGACCAGTTCGGCCCTGCTCGACGACGCCGCCCGGCGGCTCGCGGCGCGGCTCGACGGGCGCACCCCGGACCAGGACCCGCACGTGGCCGCCTGGCGCGCCGCGTACACGGCCTTCGGCGCCAAGCCCTCCCGTACCCGCAACTCCGCCGAGGCGCTCGCCAAGCGCGCCCTCGCGGACGGCGGACTGCCGCGGATCAACCGGCTCGTCGACGCCTACAACGCGATCAGCGTCGCCCATCTGATCCCGGTCGGCGGCGAGGACCTGAACCGGATCCAGGGCGGCATGCGGCTGATCCGGGCCACCGGCGAGGAGGAGTTCGTCACCGTCTCCGGCGGCGAGCAGACCGTCGAGCACCCCGAGACGGGCGAGGTCGTCTGGTGCGACGAGGCGGGCGTCACCTGCCGTCGCTGGAACTGGCGCCAGGGCCCGCGCACCCGCATCGACGACGACACCACCGACGCGCTCTTCCTGCTGGAATCGCTCGCGCCGATGACCGTCGACGAGCTCCGCGCGGCCGGCGACGAACTCGCCGAGCTGCTCGTGAAGGTCAGCCCCGGGGCCCGGATCACCGTCCGCGACCCCGAGTGA